Part of the bacterium genome, AGGACTTCTCCCTCGGTCTCGAAGCGCAGCGAGAACTCGGCCCCGGCCGGCAGCCGCTCGCCGAGATCGACGACGATTTCATCATAGCGATGCGAGAACGGCAGCTCGCGGCCGCGGCCGTCCACGACGCGCCTGACGTTGAGCAGCCGCTTCGTCGCGCGCCACGAGCGGGCGGCGGGGTCGCGGTGGTTCATCAACTCGAACGACGGCGCGCGCACCCCCGGCGCGGTGGTGCGCAGGCGGAGCGTCGTCGCGATCGTCCCCGTTTGGTTGTCCGGCGTGTCGAGGGCGATGTCGGCGTGTTCGATCCGCCAGGGAAGCGGCCGGTCCAGCGGCTCGGAGGAGATGGCCTTCGTGAAGCGGCCGTCGCCGGTGTTGGCGAAGCCGAAGAGGCACTCCCGCCCTCCGTTCACGCCGTCGAACTCGTAGCCGGTCCGCCCGGCCTCGCCGCCGTCGAACTCGGCGTAGACGTACTGCTGGCCGGCCACGTCGTTGAGCAGCGCCTGCCCGGCGAGGTGGTCGAACAGCGGCATGTGCATCCGGTCGAGCAGCTTCAGCGTCTCGGCCAGATCCGCGGCGGCGCGCGGCGGGGCCGCGACTTCGGGCGCGACGCCGTCCCGCCAGAGGTCCTCGAACGCCGGCCGCGCGAAGAGGACGGTGGCGCTCGTGAACTTGTCCCGCACGTGGTCGTCGCCGAAGGCGTAGCCCTTGGAGACCCGCTCGGCGTTGGCGCGGAAGGTGAGCAGCGCCTCCTGGTCGCGGACGGTGTGGCGGAAGACGCCGTGGCCGAGGAACTGGAAGCCGACGATTTCGCCGGCGGCGGCCCGCACCGGGAAGAGCTGCCCGTCTTCGATCTCGAGTTCGAGACGGGAGAAGCGGACCTTCTGCGGCGCGAGGGCGCGCCCCGCGGCGTCGAGCTTCAGGTCGCGCCGCGCGGCGAACGGATCGGCGGCGGCGGGCGGCGCCGCGGCGGCGACCTTCGCCGCGGCGCGCTCGTCGCCGGCGAAGGCGGCGCACGCGGCCGCGAGACAGAAGACGACGCCCCCCCAGACGAGCCGGCGAACGACCATGGACGACCCCCCTTCGGATTCCCCGCCCGCGACTATAGAAGCGTCGGCCCGCCGGGGTCTACGGCCGGCGGGCCAGATTCGCTCCTCGTCGCGATTTCGCGTCTCCCGGCGGAGATCCGCCCCGGGGCGGGCGCGGCGTCAGGCCTTCGGCGTCGGCGCCTTGCGCACCGCCTCGACCTTGATCGAGATCGTCACCTCGTTCCCGACGACCGGGCCGACCTCGATCAGCTTGTTCCAGACGAGGCCGAAGTCGCGCCGGTCGATCTTCGTCGAGACCTCGAACGCCGCCCGTTCGCCCATCTGCGGGTCATTGATCGCGCCGAAGTACTTCCCGACGAGGGTCACCGACTTCGTCACGCCGTGGAGCGTGAAGTCGCCGACGATCGTCAGCGTCGAGCCGTCCCACGAGACCTTGCGGCTCGTGAACGTCATCTCGGGGAACTTGGCGGCGTCGAAGAAGTCGGCGCTGCGCAGGTGGTTGTCGCGCGCCTCGACGCCGGTGTCGATCGACGCCGTCTTGATCCGCGCCTCGACCGAGCAGTCCTCCAGCTTGCCGCCGATCTTGATCAGCCCGGAGAAGTCGCGGAACTTCCCCTCGACGGACGAGATCACGAGGTGCGCCACCTCGAAGCCGACCTTGGAGTGGACCGGATCGATCGCGTACTCCCCG contains:
- a CDS encoding YceI family protein gives rise to the protein MRARTLLTAAALALPQFAFAVAPPPAGEYAIDPVHSKVGFEVAHLVISSVEGKFRDFSGLIKIGGKLEDCSVEARIKTASIDTGVEARDNHLRSADFFDAAKFPEMTFTSRKVSWDGSTLTIVGDFTLHGVTKSVTLVGKYFGAINDPQMGERAAFEVSTKIDRRDFGLVWNKLIEVGPVVGNEVTISIKVEAVRKAPTPKA